In the Roseofilum reptotaenium CS-1145 genome, one interval contains:
- a CDS encoding aldo/keto reductase, producing the protein MASTSTLSLPKMGCGTWAWGNRLLWQYDPTMDRDLQNVFNLCVSNGITLFDTGDSYGTGKFNGQSEKLLGQFAQECIAANIDSLCIATKLAPYPWRFTRNAMVQAGEASAQRLQRPIDLVQIHWSTANYAPWQEWALLDGLADLYEQGKVKAVGLSNYGPKRLQKVVKHLQNRGISVLTLQVQYSLLSTAPVTQLNLKAVCDDLGIQLIAYSPLALGLLTGKYMESGQLPQGLRKGLFQELLPQVKPVLECLQAIAKFRHKTPSQVALNWCMAKGSIPIPGAKNTRQAQENIGALGWPLTPGEVDELDRAAAGLKKGMVKNIFQTG; encoded by the coding sequence ATGGCAAGCACTTCCACCTTATCTTTACCCAAAATGGGATGCGGAACCTGGGCATGGGGCAATCGATTACTCTGGCAATATGACCCTACCATGGATCGAGACTTACAAAACGTCTTTAATCTCTGTGTGAGCAATGGCATTACCCTATTCGACACTGGAGATTCTTATGGAACCGGTAAATTCAATGGCCAAAGTGAAAAGCTCCTCGGACAATTTGCCCAAGAGTGTATTGCTGCCAATATAGATAGTCTTTGTATCGCCACCAAACTCGCCCCTTATCCTTGGCGCTTCACCCGAAATGCCATGGTGCAAGCCGGAGAAGCATCCGCTCAACGCTTGCAACGACCCATTGATTTAGTGCAAATTCATTGGTCTACTGCTAATTATGCTCCTTGGCAAGAATGGGCACTCTTGGATGGGTTAGCTGATTTATATGAACAGGGAAAAGTAAAAGCAGTGGGTTTATCCAATTATGGGCCCAAACGCTTACAAAAAGTGGTCAAGCACTTGCAAAACAGAGGCATTTCTGTTCTTACCCTACAGGTACAATATTCTCTCTTATCTACCGCTCCAGTGACCCAACTGAATCTTAAAGCGGTCTGTGATGATTTGGGCATTCAACTGATTGCCTATAGTCCCTTGGCGTTAGGACTGTTAACCGGAAAATATATGGAATCTGGACAATTACCCCAAGGACTGCGTAAAGGGTTATTTCAGGAATTATTACCCCAAGTCAAACCGGTTTTAGAGTGCCTGCAAGCGATCGCCAAGTTTCGCCACAAAACCCCCTCGCAAGTAGCATTAAATTGGTGTATGGCCAAAGGTTCGATTCCGATTCCTGGCGCAAAGAATACTCGTCAAGCTCAGGAAAATATAGGCGCATTAGGTTGGCCTTTAACCCCTGGGGAAGTCGATGAATTAGATCGAGCAGCGGCAGGTTTGAAAAAGGGAATGGTCAAGAATATTTTTCAGACGGGTTAA
- a CDS encoding M23 family metallopeptidase, protein MVARKHRLGFWKAFLGLSLTLGLNATGLPTQSIEIDRGQVVESVPMAAMRGWNSASFPVENFVEYTSRFGPRAGGYHYGLDLAAPYGSYIRSWWTGRVVEVWEDNRCGTGIVIESGYWEHIYCHVKGRVGTHQGRPYLMDQAGGIILWEGQMVNSGDRIGRIGMTGRTSGPHLHWGLKYAGQWVDPSMILLAMSQSRVAGR, encoded by the coding sequence ATGGTAGCACGCAAACATAGATTAGGGTTCTGGAAAGCGTTTTTGGGCTTAAGCCTGACGTTGGGGTTGAATGCAACGGGATTGCCAACTCAAAGTATCGAGATTGATCGAGGCCAGGTGGTAGAATCGGTACCAATGGCGGCCATGAGGGGTTGGAATAGTGCTTCATTTCCTGTGGAAAATTTTGTGGAGTATACGTCCCGGTTTGGGCCCCGTGCTGGAGGCTATCATTACGGTTTAGATTTGGCCGCTCCCTATGGTAGTTATATTCGCAGTTGGTGGACTGGAAGGGTCGTGGAAGTGTGGGAAGATAATCGCTGCGGCACAGGAATTGTGATTGAGTCAGGATATTGGGAGCATATTTATTGCCATGTCAAGGGACGGGTAGGAACCCATCAAGGTCGTCCCTATTTGATGGATCAGGCTGGTGGCATTATTCTTTGGGAAGGTCAGATGGTGAATTCTGGCGATCGCATTGGTAGAATCGGTATGACCGGACGCACCAGTGGCCCGCACTTGCATTGGGGCTTGAAATACGCCGGTCAATGGGTTGATCCCAGTATGATTTTATTGGCCATGTCTCAATCTCGCGTTGCTGGACGGTAA
- a CDS encoding DUF6464 family protein — protein sequence MEPDLLPTEIIVTHPRENLGKIQLDWTPQPGNYLNIEGKTYTVLERRHRYTLKSGQYRLHKIALYVQPSSPPREQSLVEGRWIIGDSTCRFNALSELIRCAVYPEGPCSSCRFYEQRT from the coding sequence ATGGAACCTGATTTATTGCCCACAGAGATTATTGTCACCCATCCCCGTGAGAACTTAGGCAAAATTCAACTCGACTGGACTCCCCAACCGGGAAACTATCTTAATATTGAAGGCAAAACCTATACTGTTCTGGAGCGTCGTCATCGCTATACCCTAAAATCGGGCCAATATCGTTTACACAAAATTGCCCTCTATGTTCAACCGTCCTCCCCTCCCAGAGAACAAAGCTTAGTCGAGGGACGGTGGATTATTGGCGATAGTACTTGTCGCTTTAATGCCTTATCTGAATTAATTCGTTGTGCAGTCTATCCAGAAGGCCCCTGTTCTAGTTGTAGATTCTATGAACAGAGAACTTGA
- the puuE gene encoding allantoinase PuuE, protein MLPQSPREFIGYGQHPPDPQWPNQARIAVQFVINYEEGGENCILHGDSHSESFLSEIIGALPLDGVRNMNMESIYEYGSRVGFWRLYRLFTKRQIPVTIYGVAMALERNPEAVAAMKQADWEIASHGYRWIDYQHIGEETEREHITKAIEIHTQVTGSRPLGWYTGRVSPHTRRLVIEAGGFLYDADSYADDLPYWIMEYGPPHLVIPYTLDTNDMRFATYQGFNSGNQFFTYLRDAFDLLYAEGEESPKMLSIGLHCRLAGRPGRAAALARFLDYVQQHERIWICRRVDIARHWHKYHYPDD, encoded by the coding sequence ATGCTCCCTCAATCTCCTCGTGAATTTATCGGTTATGGCCAACATCCTCCTGACCCTCAATGGCCAAATCAAGCCAGAATTGCGGTTCAATTTGTCATTAACTACGAAGAAGGTGGAGAAAACTGTATTCTTCATGGTGATTCTCATTCTGAATCTTTTCTTTCAGAAATTATAGGTGCATTACCTTTAGATGGAGTTCGTAATATGAACATGGAATCCATCTATGAATATGGAAGTCGAGTTGGATTCTGGCGACTCTATCGCCTGTTTACGAAACGCCAAATCCCCGTCACCATCTATGGGGTAGCCATGGCCTTAGAGCGCAATCCAGAAGCCGTAGCTGCAATGAAACAAGCAGACTGGGAAATTGCCTCCCATGGTTACCGCTGGATTGACTATCAACATATTGGCGAAGAAACCGAACGAGAACATATTACAAAAGCTATAGAAATCCATACTCAAGTAACTGGGTCTCGTCCCTTGGGATGGTATACCGGTCGAGTGAGTCCCCATACCCGGAGACTGGTGATAGAAGCTGGGGGTTTTTTGTATGATGCAGATAGTTATGCTGATGATTTACCCTACTGGATCATGGAGTATGGCCCACCCCACTTGGTCATTCCCTATACTCTAGATACCAATGATATGCGGTTTGCCACTTACCAAGGCTTTAATAGTGGAAATCAGTTTTTTACTTATCTGCGAGATGCCTTTGACCTCTTGTACGCAGAAGGTGAAGAGAGTCCCAAAATGCTCAGTATTGGTCTACATTGCCGATTAGCAGGAAGACCTGGACGAGCGGCAGCTTTGGCTCGCTTTTTAGATTATGTGCAACAGCACGAGCGGATTTGGATTTGTCGTCGGGTAGATATTGCTCGTCATTGGCATAAATATCATTATCCCGATGACTAG
- a CDS encoding slr1659 superfamily regulator — translation MEIKTEDYNVYYDDETKTISFQGSLRLSGMDEYAPIVQILEEIAEQQPPVITLNLRNLEFLNSSGISMLSKFVIKIRQKKDMAMVVKGSKGIPWQGKSLKNLQRLMPSLTLELEELQS, via the coding sequence ATCGAAATAAAAACAGAGGACTACAACGTATACTATGATGATGAAACGAAAACCATTAGTTTTCAAGGCTCTCTACGGTTAAGTGGCATGGATGAATATGCCCCGATTGTACAAATTTTAGAAGAGATTGCTGAACAACAGCCTCCTGTGATTACGTTGAATTTACGAAACTTGGAATTTCTGAATAGTTCAGGGATTAGTATGCTCTCAAAATTCGTAATTAAAATTCGTCAGAAGAAAGATATGGCCATGGTCGTCAAAGGATCAAAAGGGATTCCTTGGCAAGGAAAATCTTTGAAAAATTTACAACGGTTAATGCCTTCGTTAACCTTAGAACTGGAAGAACTTCAAAGTTAA
- a CDS encoding DUF6272 family protein has protein sequence MAETFGDYIDDLPESPEYLIIGFSPSSVPLKQRWRNNGLSADFLADYLTTFFPAKDDISEQQQAEVKSAVSYIANELLENAMKFNDETSEFPISIRLQVREDKIIFTTSNSIPGQHVNKFQTFLKKIEQGDPQTLYLEQLESSAQEESSSNSGLGLLTMLNDYFAKLGWSFETVPDHPGIIKVTTMVQLPI, from the coding sequence ATGGCAGAAACTTTTGGTGACTATATCGACGACTTACCGGAGAGTCCAGAATACTTAATTATTGGATTTTCCCCCAGCTCTGTTCCCTTAAAACAGCGTTGGCGCAACAATGGCTTATCAGCAGACTTCCTCGCTGACTATCTGACTACTTTTTTCCCTGCCAAAGATGATATTTCAGAACAACAGCAAGCAGAAGTCAAGAGTGCGGTCAGCTACATTGCCAATGAATTATTAGAAAATGCCATGAAGTTTAACGACGAAACTTCAGAATTTCCGATTAGTATTCGTCTGCAAGTACGAGAAGATAAAATCATCTTTACCACCTCGAACAGTATCCCCGGTCAACATGTGAATAAATTCCAAACGTTCTTGAAAAAAATAGAGCAAGGCGATCCTCAAACTCTATACTTGGAACAACTCGAAAGTAGTGCCCAAGAAGAGAGCAGCTCTAATTCAGGATTAGGACTGTTGACCATGCTTAATGACTACTTTGCCAAGTTGGGATGGAGCTTTGAAACGGTTCCCGATCACCCTGGTATAATTAAAGTAACTACCATGGTACAACTCCCCATATAA
- a CDS encoding GGDEF domain-containing protein — protein sequence MEIILEAITEHADFIEEQSHQESIHDSLTQLYNRHHLEEVLERELNRAKGYHLCLEVVMIDIDYFKVFNDTFGHDAGDKVLQAVGQCLQKQVEQIGSAFRYGGEELTLVLPDRSLEETAEFAEQVRQEVKNLEVHHQGQQLAPVTISLGVACYPMHGSTPRELIKAADVALYQAKKQGRDRVILYP from the coding sequence TTGGAAATTATTTTAGAGGCGATTACTGAACATGCAGATTTTATTGAAGAGCAAAGCCATCAAGAAAGTATTCATGATAGTTTAACTCAACTATATAATCGTCACCACCTCGAAGAAGTCTTAGAGCGAGAACTCAATCGCGCTAAAGGATATCACCTCTGCTTAGAGGTAGTGATGATTGACATCGATTATTTCAAAGTATTTAATGACACATTTGGTCATGATGCAGGGGATAAAGTCCTCCAAGCCGTTGGTCAATGTTTACAAAAGCAAGTGGAACAGATAGGAAGTGCATTTCGCTATGGTGGAGAAGAATTAACCCTCGTCCTACCAGATCGCAGTCTGGAGGAGACGGCGGAATTCGCTGAACAAGTGCGGCAAGAAGTTAAAAACCTTGAAGTTCATCATCAAGGACAACAATTAGCTCCAGTCACCATTTCCCTTGGTGTTGCTTGCTATCCTATGCATGGATCTACCCCTAGAGAATTAATCAAAGCAGCCGATGTGGCCTTGTACCAAGCAAAAAAACAAGGCCGCGATCGGGTCATCCTTTACCCTTAA
- a CDS encoding diguanylate cyclase — MSYPELSTSRDVSSQSLSQYQPELESLRQEIRMLKQEKQDLEILLENTIDHSDTVENLFHESNRQLRAEVLERKQVEKKTSTLDH, encoded by the coding sequence ATGTCCTATCCTGAACTGTCTACCTCTAGGGATGTTTCCTCTCAATCTCTCAGTCAATATCAACCAGAACTTGAAAGCTTGCGTCAGGAAATCAGGATGCTCAAACAAGAAAAACAAGACTTAGAAATTCTCTTAGAAAATACGATAGACCATTCAGACACAGTAGAAAACCTTTTTCATGAATCCAATCGACAACTGAGAGCAGAAGTTTTGGAACGTAAGCAGGTAGAAAAAAAAACTTCAACGCTCGACCACTGA
- a CDS encoding SpoIIE family protein phosphatase, with amino-acid sequence MTQRTAPFSHANQEITALNRTIYNIVLLYTNGVTEAKNLDEVQYGVDRLCQILSQNWQNSTKAI; translated from the coding sequence ATGACTCAACGCACCGCCCCATTCTCCCACGCCAATCAAGAAATTACCGCCCTCAATCGCACGATTTATAACATCGTACTTCTTTATACGAATGGTGTTACGGAAGCGAAAAATTTAGATGAAGTGCAGTATGGAGTAGATCGTCTGTGTCAAATTCTCAGCCAAAATTGGCAAAATTCCACAAAAGCCATTTGA
- a CDS encoding DEAD/DEAH box helicase produces the protein MTRIPKLTYDRGTLILHPPPKGKTWVDYATWDDRVEKFRILAIHYRRLMETLWEEKAVFDDRAKEFYPVELIPALEMTPYPHQVEALQAWRDAQRQGVVVLPTAAGKTYLAQLAMQITPRTTLIVVPTLDLMHQWYAHLKAAFPDVEVGLLGGGSRDRSPVLVATYDSAAIHAEALGSRYGLLICDECHHLPTEFSRVIAEYAIAPYRLGLTATLERADGRHQDLAFLLGATVYQKTAQELSGKALAHHEVVQIKVKLSQQEKQRYEALIEERNQFLRSSNIFLGSVKGWQLFVRASCRSPEGRRAMLAHREAKAIALSTDSKLRVLQDLLSQHYPEKILIFTADNTTVYQISQTLLIPAITHQTPVKERHDMLTRFRQGEYKTLVASHVLNEGVDVPDARIAIILSGTASKREYIQRLGRVLRKGSQKNKQAILYEVIAENTAEERTSERRRGEPKKESTSLTPLRLIYGQGETQIQRAAEHTSSYTTETEKDKGKDDL, from the coding sequence ATGACTCGTATCCCCAAATTAACTTACGATCGCGGTACGCTGATTTTGCATCCCCCACCGAAGGGAAAAACTTGGGTTGATTATGCTACTTGGGACGATCGAGTAGAAAAGTTTCGTATTTTGGCGATTCATTATCGCCGGTTAATGGAAACGTTGTGGGAGGAAAAGGCTGTATTTGACGATCGCGCCAAAGAATTTTACCCCGTAGAGTTAATTCCTGCCTTAGAAATGACTCCCTATCCCCACCAGGTGGAAGCTCTGCAAGCGTGGCGGGATGCCCAACGTCAGGGGGTGGTGGTTCTGCCGACGGCTGCGGGAAAGACCTATTTGGCTCAATTAGCCATGCAGATTACCCCCCGAACGACATTGATTGTTGTGCCAACGTTAGATTTAATGCATCAATGGTATGCCCATCTAAAGGCAGCATTTCCGGATGTGGAGGTGGGGTTATTGGGGGGCGGATCGCGCGATCGCTCTCCTGTCCTTGTGGCAACCTATGATAGTGCGGCGATTCATGCGGAGGCGTTGGGGTCTCGCTATGGGTTGCTCATTTGCGATGAGTGTCATCATTTACCGACTGAGTTTAGTCGTGTGATTGCTGAATATGCGATCGCCCCCTATCGGTTAGGCTTAACTGCGACGTTAGAGCGAGCGGACGGACGACACCAAGATTTAGCCTTTTTGTTGGGGGCAACGGTGTATCAGAAAACCGCGCAAGAGTTATCAGGTAAGGCTTTAGCGCATCATGAAGTGGTGCAAATTAAGGTGAAATTGTCCCAACAGGAAAAGCAGCGATATGAAGCATTAATTGAAGAGAGGAACCAGTTTCTGCGATCGTCTAACATTTTCCTCGGTTCCGTGAAAGGCTGGCAACTCTTTGTCCGCGCCAGTTGCAGGTCTCCAGAAGGTCGTAGGGCAATGTTAGCACATCGTGAGGCCAAGGCGATCGCCCTGTCAACTGATAGTAAACTCCGCGTTCTTCAAGACCTCCTTAGCCAACATTATCCCGAAAAAATCCTCATTTTCACCGCTGATAACACCACCGTTTATCAAATTTCCCAAACGCTCCTTATTCCTGCCATTACCCATCAAACCCCCGTCAAAGAACGCCATGATATGCTTACCCGCTTCCGTCAAGGAGAATATAAAACTTTAGTCGCTTCCCACGTTTTAAACGAAGGCGTTGATGTTCCCGATGCTCGCATTGCCATTATTTTATCTGGAACCGCATCCAAGCGCGAATATATTCAACGCTTAGGGCGAGTCTTGCGGAAAGGTTCTCAAAAAAACAAACAGGCTATTCTCTACGAAGTGATTGCCGAAAACACAGCAGAAGAACGCACCTCAGAACGTCGCCGAGGAGAACCTAAAAAAGAATCTACTTCGCTCACTCCCTTACGTTTGATTTATGGTCAAGGAGAGACTCAAATCCAACGAGCAGCAGAACACACTTCATCCTACACCACAGAAACCGAAAAAGACAAAGGCAAAGACGATCTCTAA
- a CDS encoding Rpn family recombination-promoting nuclease/putative transposase, whose protein sequence is MEFISPKTDFAFKRIFGSQQSKDILISFLNALIYEGRSEITDLDIIDPSNQSDIRLIKDSYLDVKAILSNGTTVLIEMQLYNTPAFKKRVLYNCAKTYGNQLSVAQSYTRLQPVISLTIVDFPLFPKVDPIITHFSLKEKKLSFDYPGEQIELIFVELQKFNKSLEVLETLTDKWIYFMKEAPNLQMIPSRLEEVPEIGKALEIANRANLSPKEAEELHQNEIWLLDQQGYAVQARIDGLAQGREEGREEGREEGREEGRAEGEFLGQLKLILRLLEQRFGELEQSLKTQIEELSLSELELLSVAIFQLANLEDLSYWLADHSNRNEA, encoded by the coding sequence ATGGAATTTATCAGTCCCAAAACCGATTTCGCCTTTAAGCGTATCTTTGGCTCCCAACAAAGTAAAGATATTCTGATTAGCTTCTTAAACGCCCTGATCTATGAAGGTCGCTCAGAAATTACTGACCTAGACATTATCGATCCTTCTAATCAAAGTGACATTAGACTCATCAAAGACAGCTATCTTGATGTCAAAGCCATCTTAAGCAACGGCACCACGGTACTGATCGAAATGCAATTATATAACACCCCTGCATTTAAAAAGCGAGTCTTATATAACTGTGCTAAAACCTATGGCAATCAACTCAGTGTTGCCCAAAGTTATACGCGACTGCAACCGGTGATTTCCCTAACGATTGTCGATTTTCCTCTGTTTCCAAAGGTTGACCCCATTATCACTCACTTTTCTTTAAAGGAAAAAAAATTATCATTTGACTATCCAGGCGAACAGATCGAACTCATCTTTGTAGAATTGCAAAAATTCAATAAATCCCTAGAAGTCTTGGAAACCTTGACTGACAAATGGATTTATTTTATGAAAGAAGCACCTAATTTACAGATGATTCCCAGTCGTCTAGAAGAAGTGCCAGAAATTGGCAAAGCTCTAGAAATTGCTAATCGAGCTAATTTAAGTCCAAAGGAAGCAGAAGAGTTACACCAAAATGAAATCTGGCTGCTAGACCAGCAAGGTTACGCGGTGCAAGCGAGAATAGATGGACTTGCACAGGGACGAGAAGAAGGACGAGAAGAAGGACGGGAAGAAGGACGGGAAGAAGGACGCGCAGAGGGAGAATTTTTGGGACAACTTAAATTAATATTGCGGTTACTCGAACAGCGTTTTGGAGAGCTGGAACAGAGTCTAAAAACCCAGATAGAAGAGTTGTCTTTATCTGAGTTAGAGTTACTCAGTGTTGCTATTTTTCAATTAGCTAATCTGGAAGATTTATCCTATTGGTTAGCCGATCATTCTAATCGCAATGAGGCATAA
- a CDS encoding ATP adenylyltransferase family protein, whose product MQTNSPLFTPGTLSDRIRQQTQYALSCGALHPILTNYEIIEDRGIPFLVRIISNLARKEAQKRKQQVSSESSKPVNPFLPCDRNLFLTNISPTHHCLLNKYNVVGHHILIVTRDFEPQDNWLTLADFQALWFALAEIDGLGFYNGGTDAGASQPHKHLQLVPLPLIPEGIAIPIETVFDSKSPQSSPYQSHQLPFPHAIRFFDPEIINSPENAAQVSLNCYYQLLRHVGRLEQDNPGIQQTGAYNLLITRRWMMVIPRSQDSWHSISVNSLGFAGALLVRDAQKLAQLKKVGLMNLLQQVSGL is encoded by the coding sequence ATGCAAACGAATTCCCCATTATTCACCCCTGGCACATTAAGTGACCGAATTCGCCAACAAACCCAGTATGCCTTAAGTTGCGGGGCCCTACATCCTATTCTCACCAACTACGAAATCATCGAAGATCGGGGTATTCCCTTTCTCGTCAGAATTATTTCTAACCTAGCCCGCAAAGAAGCCCAAAAACGCAAGCAACAAGTCTCTTCAGAGTCTAGCAAACCGGTTAATCCATTTTTGCCCTGCGATCGCAACCTCTTCCTTACCAATATCTCCCCCACCCACCACTGTCTGCTCAACAAATATAACGTTGTAGGCCACCATATCCTGATCGTCACCCGCGACTTTGAACCCCAGGACAATTGGCTCACCCTTGCCGATTTTCAAGCCTTGTGGTTCGCCCTAGCAGAAATTGATGGTCTCGGGTTCTACAATGGTGGCACGGATGCCGGGGCAAGTCAACCCCACAAACACCTACAACTCGTTCCCCTTCCCCTGATCCCCGAAGGCATTGCCATTCCCATAGAGACGGTATTCGACTCCAAATCGCCTCAGAGTAGTCCCTATCAAAGCCATCAACTGCCCTTTCCCCATGCGATTCGCTTTTTTGACCCTGAGATAATTAACAGCCCAGAAAACGCCGCTCAGGTGAGCCTTAACTGCTACTATCAGCTCCTGCGGCATGTGGGACGCTTAGAACAAGACAACCCAGGCATTCAACAAACCGGAGCCTATAATTTACTGATCACTCGCCGCTGGATGATGGTCATTCCCCGCTCCCAGGACTCTTGGCACTCCATTTCCGTTAATTCCCTAGGTTTTGCTGGAGCTTTATTAGTCCGAGATGCTCAAAAATTGGCACAATTAAAAAAAGTAGGATTAATGAATCTACTCCAGCAAGTTTCAGGACTCTAA
- a CDS encoding DUF1830 domain-containing protein, translated as MSQILDALSQLQSQRLVCSYKNGTESIQIARITNIPNWYFERVVFPQEYLLFEAPPSAHLEIYQGYEPENVKLVTEILCDRLCISEPEALAV; from the coding sequence ATGAGCCAAATTCTTGATGCCTTATCTCAACTCCAGTCTCAGCGTTTAGTCTGTAGCTATAAAAACGGAACTGAATCGATTCAGATTGCCCGAATTACCAATATTCCCAACTGGTATTTTGAACGGGTGGTATTCCCCCAAGAATACCTGTTATTTGAAGCGCCTCCTTCTGCACATCTGGAAATTTATCAAGGGTATGAGCCAGAAAATGTCAAGTTAGTGACTGAGATATTATGCGATCGCCTCTGCATCAGCGAACCTGAAGCTCTGGCTGTTTAA
- a CDS encoding protochlorophyllide reductase encodes MGQKRNLTAIITGASSGVGLYASKAMAKRDNWHVIMACRNLEKAEAAARELEIPKDAYTVMPLDLADLQSVRNFVNTFHESKRALDVLLCNAAVYLPLLKEPQRSVDGYEVSVATNHLGHFLLCNLLLDDLIQSKFSNRRLIILGTVTANTKELGGKIPIPAPPDLGDMKGLEQGFKAPISMIDGKKFKSGKAYKDSKLCNMLITRELHRRYYESTQIVFNSLYPGCVADTPLFRNHYPLFRTIFPLFQKNITGGYVSQELAGERVADVMAEPEYQQSGVHWSWGNRQKEGRQAFAQELSAEGSDMEKAKRLWELSETLVGLS; translated from the coding sequence ATGGGACAAAAACGTAACTTAACTGCAATCATCACAGGCGCATCCTCTGGAGTCGGCTTATACGCAAGTAAGGCTATGGCTAAACGGGATAACTGGCATGTTATCATGGCTTGCCGTAACCTAGAGAAGGCTGAAGCGGCGGCTAGGGAATTGGAGATTCCCAAGGATGCGTATACAGTTATGCCTTTAGATCTAGCAGATTTACAGAGTGTGCGTAACTTTGTTAATACCTTCCATGAAAGTAAACGCGCTCTAGATGTACTATTGTGCAATGCGGCAGTATATCTACCGTTGCTGAAAGAACCCCAGCGGTCAGTAGATGGTTATGAGGTCAGTGTCGCCACGAACCACCTGGGTCATTTTCTTCTATGCAACCTACTCTTAGACGATCTGATTCAGTCTAAATTCTCCAACCGTCGCCTGATTATCCTGGGAACAGTAACAGCAAATACGAAAGAGCTAGGGGGTAAAATTCCCATTCCTGCCCCTCCTGATTTAGGCGATATGAAAGGATTGGAACAAGGATTTAAAGCTCCGATTTCTATGATTGATGGCAAGAAATTTAAATCAGGTAAAGCCTACAAAGATAGCAAACTTTGTAATATGCTCATTACCCGCGAACTCCATCGCCGCTATTATGAATCGACTCAAATTGTGTTCAATTCGCTCTATCCCGGATGTGTGGCAGATACGCCTCTATTCCGCAATCATTATCCCCTATTCCGTACAATTTTCCCCCTATTTCAAAAGAATATTACCGGTGGCTATGTTTCCCAAGAATTAGCTGGAGAACGGGTTGCCGACGTAATGGCCGAGCCAGAATATCAACAATCTGGAGTTCATTGGAGTTGGGGAAACCGCCAAAAAGAAGGCCGCCAAGCCTTCGCACAAGAACTTTCAGCCGAAGGAAGTGATATGGAAAAGGCAAAACGTTTATGGGAGTTGAGTGAAACGTTAGTGGGACTCTCTTAA